Part of the Lutra lutra chromosome 4, mLutLut1.2, whole genome shotgun sequence genome is shown below.
aataaaatagcCAGTGTGGCTGAAGGCACTGATCAAAATTAGAGGACATTTGGAAAATAGCCCCATCATTTTCAGCATCATATTATCAATAGGCATGAGCAAAAATAAGGGAAATCCAGAGCACCTTAAAGAGGGACTTTCATACACAGGACCAGGTGAAGAGCTTGATACTGgtctctaaaaacaaaattgcCATCGTAGAAGCTTTATACTTGACAAACCACACTCACAAACTTAATCTCATTTGAGTATCTTGTCCATCTTTCATAGTAGATATGACAGGAAGGTGGTGGGATCTGAAGCAGGTTTCAGTGATCCCTCCAGTTTAGGTCGGGAGCCCGGCCAGCAGCTGGGAGAAAGGAACAAGCCTCAGGGAGAAAGCTGGCAAGGATAAAGAACTCTGAGTGGGTCCCAGCCAAATTAACTAGGGTTTAGGGCAGAACTCCAGTtccaggagggagcaggggaaggatgAACAGGAACTGGGGCAGAAGCCCAGCTATTAAACAAAGCACACAGATAGCCAGGCCCACCCCAGCACATTGGATTCCATGCTCACACCTACAGGGTTCCAGAAGTCCATGACTGGCTtttgaagaagaaacagaaacatacCAGGTGGATAAGGGGCAGAATGGAAAGGTTGTCAAGCCCTTGCAAAGGCATGAAGAGACTAGCGAGGAGTGGCGAGTTAATCAATCAGACTATAATGAGTAGAGTTGCCAGAAAAAATAGAGGATGCTTATTTAAATTTGGATTTTGGATAAATAATGAAAGCCTTTTAGTGTAaatatgtcccatgcaatattggAGACacatttacacacaaaaaaattgttgcttatctgaaatttaaatttaccagggcatcctgtatttttatttacagattttgGCAACCCTCCCCTGTGGATGTTATGAAGGATCAGGTGGTTAGGCTTTGGCAGGGCAAGATCACAAAGCATCTTGTGTGCCACGCTTGGTAGATAATGGGAAGCCACGAACATTTTTAGGTAGGGGCATGATATAAGCAGGTTTGCATTTTAGAATCAACCTTTGGAGAATGAAAAAAGAGTTGAGAAACTCAGGAACTGAGAGACCAGAAAGCTGTTTAAATAGCCTAGACTCCGGGAGAATTGAATTTAATTTCCTTCACTTCACAATTCTAAGACAGACTGGAGCTATAGagaccaatctttttttttttttttttttcaaaagctgtTCTTTGTTTTGAGGAACAAAGAATGTTCTGGGGGTAGGGTCCATGTTTTGCCTTGCCCAAAAGCTGTGTCAATCAAACACTTCTTGAGGGTGCTGTGAAGATAAGGTGTGTATATCAGTCCTTGGCTAGTAAATTCAATGTTTCACCACTGCATCCCCAGTAGgtaatcaataaacatttgttggatGAATTCCTTAAGGACAAAGTCTATGTCTTCatcatctttgtttctttagCACCTGATCCAGGGCTGGGAATAAGTTTCTCGGAAAATAGTTCTTGATTAAAGTGGTCGAATTAATTAACAACCAGAGTGCTTCCTATTAACTACACGTCTCCAGCATTATTTCAAAAGTACAATCTGGCATAGTTTTTACTCCGATGGAAAGCAAGCCTGCCTCTTATACTGGACCAGAAAACTCTTTTCAACAGCTGCAGAATCATACTGATTGGATGGGGTTTTAAAGGTAATCTTCCTGGTGTTATGTTAAAATGTGAGGGTTTGGgagatgggggtgtgtgtgtggcatttTCCTAACTGCTTCTAGAAGGTTTGTCTTTGCTTGGGTATTAGTGAAGCTAGATCTTAAGTAAATGCTTCTTCTTGGTTAGATTATCATAAAGTGGTATGAATCAAGTGTTTGTCTTCCATCAACGAGTCTCAGTACAATTACCTCTATGTTTTTTTCCAAGGCTGAAGTGTGAACTTCTTGAAGGCAGGACTTAACTTAGTTTCAGAATCACAGAACTTTCACTAATACTAGGtttgttgaattttcttttttttttaaggtttatttatttatttgacagatagagatgacaagtaggcagagaggcaggcagagagagagaggaggaagcaggctccctgcagagcagagagcccagggggggctcaatcccaggaccctgggatcatgacctgagcctaaggcagaggcttaacccactgagccacccaggagcaccggTTTGTTGAATTTTCAAGAGCAGAAGccaaaagggaaagaataatTCTAGGAAGCACATGCgataaacaaaaatacattaaaaatattattacaacCCCCCATTATTGAAGATTATTTCTAAGCAACATACCAGGGTGGGGGCTTcctgtatattttattaaattctgatGAAATGTCACTCCTAAAAGCTTCTCTTTGAAGTAGGCGACGTTATactcattttcatatttctttaaatagaatcAGAGCTGATGAGAAACTTGCCCAAGTAATACATTAGCAGagctgagatcagaacctgattCCAAAGTCCAGGCTCTCATACATCAGGAATTGTCATTGTTTTAACTATGTAGTGGAAAGATAAAGAATGTTGTTAGAATGCCTATAAGAGCTTTATTTTAATCAGCAACCATGTAGTATTTCAGAGGAATAAAGTTTGATATTTGTAATGATGTGTGAGCGTACATGAATGGAAGAAATACAgaagtatttaagtatttttgatttatattccttttttctctgttcaCCTTTGTACTTAAGGGAGCACACGGTTTTAAATATAATTGGGTGCCATCTCTGCCTTGCTGGAAGGTGATGttgttacatttaaaattattatcacaCTGTTGCTCTCCAGGATGAAACATACCGATTTTAGATGTTACCATCAGTAATACCAACTTAATTTGCACCATCCAAAGGAATACTTGTAGTTCATGTTCAGACATGTGATGGAACCTCACTGATCCAGATGTGTATGAACTCATCTGTGGGACAATCTAGACCCTCCTCTGAGCTCTCAATATGATTGCGTGCATCAAGTTATTCTCCCCTCTTTTAAAGCTACAAATGTGCACTCTTTGTCCAGATGCTGAGATCTTTTGATACTGCTCAACTGCCAGCCTCCTCACTGCgttccaggaagagagagagtctcaatACCTCGGGTCGTGTGACTCCAGGCTGAAGAGGGTTAGTCAAATCAAAGTTTAAACTTTACCAACCTTTTGGAGTCTGAGAAAGCAAAAGTCAAAAGGCAAGCGATGCCATAACTAATTACGTGAAGTAGAAGGAATTTGAAGAAGAGGAACCAAACAaggtaaaaagagaggaaaaagcatttggttttaaaaaaaaactgagtaaaCAAATTGTGTTTTGCTTGGCTCTGTAAAGTAGAAGCCTGCCAAAGGTGTAAGAATCAAAAGGCATCTTCAGCGTCCTACTCTCACCAGAAACATGGAAGAATTTCCTAGAGATGTTTAGGAAGGaattacagggggaaaaaaaatcctcatcagGCTTTAATGCATGCTCATTCATTTCCAGGCAGGGTGTTAACCATGGGAGATACAAATGAATATGGCATGGCCCTGCCCTCCAAGCTTACCCTCAGTTCAGGGAAATACATCAACTGTTACATATGCTTAAGTGTGAAAGGcaccataaaataaatataaaaaggaaacagtAGGTAGACAAAGGGGCCGTGATCTACTCTGAGTCTAACAAAAACAATTCATTACAATCATGTAGGGTTGTTCCCTGAAATGACCAACTCTCCTAGGGAAGAGTGAAATCGAATCTAAATTAACAGATAAAGTTGAGTTAAAACACAAGAATGGGGATTTTGAAGAAGCAATCAAATCACACCAGTCCCAAGAAGGTAATGATCTGGTAAGTGTTCTCCATCTTTAATTTCTAGGCTATCAATTTTACAAAGCAGAGTAGCGGCCAGACGTTACCATCCCGCACCCTCCATCTCCACTCCTCCTGCAGAGCTATCAGGTGAGCTACGCTCAATCCAAGCTCCGCCCTAATTAAATGTGTGACCTGGAGCAACTTCCATCACTACTCCACGGCCTCCTTTCTGCGCCAATAAAGCGAGGAACCCTAGCCGATTCTGAAGTCCATTTCTGCAGTGAATTGTGAAATTGAGAcaagaaaccagaaaggaaactcaagaaaaacaaaagtgaaagtgcCCAAAGGAAATACAGTAGTAAACAAAAGTACAAAATTTTATATCTCACTGAAAAACGTGGCAGAGCtcccaaatactttttttcagCAACCGTGAACACGAGACTTGGCTAAGAATGAAACGTCTATCACGCCCTCCAAACGTGAATACGATCAGTGTAACGCGAATCCACCTTGCTGCATACAACTGTCTTCTTAAACAATGCTCCCTGGCCTTGAACAGCCACttattaaaaatgtcttaaaaagtAAGTCAAGGTATGATGAATGGTCCGTGGCCACCTATCAACCCCCGCCCTCCATGGAACACCACATAAGGGTGTGTCTCGCTTTAGGATAAGAGAAAGGatatagagaaagaggaaagattcGAACCAATGTAAGATCTGTGCCTAGCGTTGCCACGCGGTTGTCATAAACAACAGCATGTTAACAAATATCTTAAAACACAGGAAATTCGGTAGCCTttgaactttattatttcctccgtTTCTGGTGAGACTTCCCTGAAGGTAACCCAGAACCTTACACCCGCTTGGGAGCGAGGGCGCGAGCTCCGAGGTGAAGAGCAAGTGGAGGCGGCCAGAAGGGACCAAGCTGACAGCTTCGCGGAGCGTTTGCAGCGAGTGTGGGCCGGGACGCGCGACGCCACGGCTGGCGGGGGAGGTCACTGGGCTCCCCGTACGGGAGGATGCTCTGTGTCCGCTGCGGGAGCCTCCCTTCTCCGAGCCGAGGCGGGAGGGggacgcgcgcgcgcacacgcgcgcacacacacacacacacacgcacacgtccTTCCCCTGGAGTTGTGTCTCgtctcccttttgtttttctcccttcccgGTCATGAGACccggaagttttttttttttttaaacctgtctctctcccttttccaacCACCCCCCCATCTATCACATGGCAGAgatagaataaaaacagaaaaatggcgACGGTCACGTTGTGGCGAGCCTTGCTGCGTCATTAGATAATCCTCATGCAAATAGCGGGAAGAACAAAGGAAGGGGGGCCCAGGACCCCCCGGGGGCGCAGGTGGGCGTGGGGGCGGCGGGCCAGGCGCGGGGGCGGCCGGGCGCGCGCGGGACCCGGCGCCTGCGGGCGGCGAGCGGCCGCGCGGGGCTCCGTGCTGCCGAGTGTCTACGTCCGTGTGCGCGCCCGTGCGCCGCCGCGGAGCTGTGGCCGCGGCGCTCCTGGCTCGGTGTGGCGGCGCGCAGGAGCCGGCCGGGGGCGCGGGAAGCGGCAGCGGCTACAAGAGCCATTCTGGCGAGGCTGGCCGcggcgcgcgcgcacacgcacacgcagcCGCGGGGCTCGGCCGGCTGGGCGCCCGCGCCGGGGGGGCGGGCCGAGGGCGGGCCGGGTGGCGGCGGGGGCCGAGGGCGCGCCGCTGCCCAGCGCTGGGCGCCTGCCCTGACCGCCTCTGGAGACCGCAAGCCTTTCGCCGCCGCGGGGTAGGCAGCCGGCGCTGGGGCGGTGGCATGGGGCGGGCCTGGGGCTCCGCACTCCCTCACGGACTTGGGGCGTGTGTTGCCGGGCTGGATTTGTTGTTGTGTATGTGTTTTTCCTGCGGGGTGCGTGGGAGGGGGCGGCCTCGCCGCTGGGCGTTTGCGCGGTTGCCCTCCGGCCCTCGGCTGGGTGTGAAGAGCAGGTTGGACGCGGGCGCGGGTGGCCCCCGGCGCCCCGCTTCGGCCCCGTGGAGGGGAAGCGGtgaggaggggcggggcggggtgcgTGTGTAAATGTTGCGCACTCgcttttcccccacccccgccttcttCCAGGGTGCTGGCGTGGGTCCCTCGCCGTCCGGCGGCGACTGTAAATAGAGCCTGGATGTTGTTTACATGAAAGATCCGGCGGGAGGAGTCTgcgaggaggaggcggaggaggagggagggaggagaggaagagcggAGTCCCCGCGGCGACGGCGATCCGGGGTGAGGGGGAGCCCCGTGCGGTGTCCGGGGACCGACCGCTACCACGAGGCCGGGACGCTGGACCCTGGTGTAGGGGGGAGAatgggcgcggggcggggggtgggggggcatttTTAGCTTGCAACCTGCCACGCACATtctctggggctggaggggagggggtgtgcaGGGAGGGAGTCTCGATTTCTCCGTACGTTCTTTCTCCCATTCCCAGTCTTTTCCCGCTTCACCACGGGCTCACCTGTTTATTTTCATCAACCAGAGTGTGCAGTTTTTTTATGTAGGCAGGAGAGGCTGTTTCTTTTATTAGAAACAGtattggggagggaggggtacGTTGTTGTAATTTCTACCGGTCCTGTTCGGTTTTCAAGAAGGGGGAAGGGACTTGGCGGAGGTCGCCTGCTTCTGGTCACAGCTGAACCCGCGGCATCTCCCTGCCTTCCCGGGCCACGGAATCTTTCCTTTCACTCAGCTACCCGCGCGCCAGCTGCCACCTTTTTGGAGAAGGACCACACCTGTGCTTATTCTCGCTTTGGAGGAGAGGTGAGCTGGAAAAAAACAGCATCTTCTGTTCCCAGAGTTCTTCGCTGATCCCCCATCTCAGAATTGACCAGAAAGTGCTGCTTTCACCTGCTGATTGCACCGGGCACATCCATCCTCGGACCCAGGCAAGTTGCGGTCTACACATGTGCTGggattttctcttccctctggacCTGCACCCACCAACCAGCAGCTAACGGCTGGGTTTAGATTGAAGAGAGGTGACCTCCTTAGGTCAGTGCCATTATTTATTCCTTACCAGGTATTCTAATGGAATTGTCTGCTCTCTCCTcgcagccacccccccccccctttttcctttccctaagaGCTTAGCCCAGAATCCGGCCTAAAGCAGCCTGTCTTTGGCTCTCTTtccctgggccccaccctggCCCCTCTTGGTTCTTCAGAGCCAAACACGCCTCCCAAGCAGAAGACACACCCAGCCCCAAATCCAGCCATtccaaaagggagaagaaaacgGTGGAAGAGAAGGGACCGAAGGGTCCCCTTTCTGTCCTGAATATCCCCAACAGCATTTTCCTCTTCGAGCCTCCTAGGTTTATAATCCCTTGATTCTTCTCACCAGCTGTCCTTCCTACACTTTTTGTCCCTAGTCCTATGATAGATGCTTGGGAAGGTCGGGATGAAGAGTGGAGAAGGAGGTTGTCACCCTTCTTCCCTAGAGTGAGGCATT
Proteins encoded:
- the LOC125097381 gene encoding uncharacterized protein LOC125097381, with the protein product MQIVGVGAAGQARGRPGARGTRRLRAASGRAGLRAAECLRPCARPCAAAELWPRRSWLGVAARRSRPGAREAAAATRAILARLAAARAHTHTQPRGSAGWAPAPGGRAEGGPGGGGGRGRAAAQRWAPALTASGDRKPFAAAGYPRASCHLFGEGPHLCLFSLWRRGELEKNSIFCSQSSSLIPHLRIDQKVLLSPADCTGHIHPRTQLGLTRKGRERREMRNEHHPPRFHHMSIPRVAEDPSVKVNSLSFMTSPPKPFQL